The following proteins come from a genomic window of Rhodoligotrophos sp. CJ14:
- a CDS encoding ATP-binding protein, protein MFPFGRPTAMSLTATRVFSSNPPLDLTLESAFFSRLKMRNGTFKFTKPSRFAEVDRWLLPFAKDRIGADSAVLDIAASTALTTIELMDALAVQGMSPRRVIATDLFIDAHLVDVAPGIRVLCDPDGWPLHYELAGFGIRAWRRRLDLITLAAVPLMLARAGLGPRLRRLIAEGRSHPVRMQSRALSGRNIELVANDIFVREPRFVGAFDFIRAANILNLGYFDERRLRTAIANIRAYCREPGALVLIVRTGDAHHDGTLFELDRSGGFSVVARLGRGAEIEPLVLQGNVKRAGCCE, encoded by the coding sequence ATGTTCCCATTCGGGCGTCCCACGGCGATGAGCCTGACCGCGACCCGTGTCTTCTCGAGCAATCCACCGCTCGATCTCACCCTCGAAAGCGCCTTCTTCTCTCGGCTGAAGATGCGCAATGGCACCTTCAAATTCACGAAGCCCTCGCGTTTTGCTGAGGTCGACCGGTGGCTTCTGCCATTTGCGAAAGATCGGATCGGGGCCGACAGCGCTGTTCTCGACATCGCGGCCTCAACCGCCCTCACCACGATCGAGCTGATGGACGCACTTGCCGTGCAGGGCATGAGCCCGCGGCGCGTGATTGCGACGGATCTCTTTATCGATGCGCATTTGGTGGATGTGGCGCCCGGCATACGGGTCTTGTGTGATCCCGATGGCTGGCCATTGCATTATGAGCTGGCGGGGTTCGGCATCAGGGCCTGGCGCCGCAGGCTGGACCTCATAACCCTTGCAGCCGTGCCCCTGATGCTCGCGCGCGCTGGCCTCGGACCGCGTCTGCGTCGCCTGATCGCCGAAGGGCGATCCCATCCCGTGCGCATGCAAAGCCGCGCGCTGTCGGGACGGAATATCGAGCTTGTCGCCAACGACATCTTCGTAAGGGAGCCGCGCTTCGTTGGCGCCTTCGACTTCATCCGTGCCGCGAACATTCTCAATCTCGGCTATTTCGATGAGCGCAGGCTGCGCACCGCCATCGCCAATATCCGTGCCTATTGCCGCGAACCCGGCGCGCTCGTCCTGATCGTGAGGACGGGCGATGCCCATCACGATGGAACGCTGTTCGAGCTCGACAGAAGCGGAGGGTTCTCGGTTGTCGCCCGGCTTGGGCGCGGCGCGGAGATCGAGCCCCTTGTTCTCCAGGGAAACGTCAAGAGAGCAGGATGTTGTGAATGA
- a CDS encoding pectate lyase, whose protein sequence is MLAGTRQPLSYISPKLADGRQRAFPTAEGFGAGAQGGRGGAVLFVTTTAEAGPGSLRACIEATGPRTCVFRVSGTITLEKRSLVVTNPYLTIAGETAPGGGIAIRNGPRQLRPSLEILTHDVIMRHLRLRPGPHALKACCSGALGFYGADATNIIIDHISASWGSDETVDSESATYLTIQWSLFSEPLLDGGPGKRNRARNMLLTKGGNFSIHHNLFAFGKFRNPQIQMAHRRAKVDVVNNVLYSPIWDYVISFSDRWAKVRANVVGNYKIAGAKEKDDRLVHLFEDGKNGHEIYLADNYDETYRPDEDLPDELVIAEANRSTVVAEPFEVADVRATSPQQAYDEVLARAGAIRPARDAVDLRIIASVRNRSGSLLKSSPEAVGGWPMLVSTKPPADADQDGMADDWERTVGLSPGDPKDGNADHDGDGWTNFEEYLHELAGDGRGMDPARMSHAH, encoded by the coding sequence ATGCTCGCGGGCACCAGACAGCCTTTGTCCTATATTTCTCCGAAACTGGCCGATGGTCGCCAGCGCGCCTTTCCGACGGCCGAGGGCTTTGGCGCCGGCGCGCAAGGCGGTCGCGGCGGAGCCGTCCTCTTCGTGACCACCACCGCGGAGGCAGGCCCGGGCTCCCTCAGAGCCTGCATTGAAGCCACGGGTCCGCGCACCTGTGTGTTTCGGGTGAGCGGCACGATCACCTTGGAGAAGCGCTCGTTGGTGGTGACCAACCCCTATCTCACCATCGCCGGCGAGACAGCCCCTGGCGGTGGTATTGCCATTCGCAATGGCCCGCGCCAATTGCGACCATCTCTCGAGATCCTCACCCATGACGTGATCATGCGGCATTTGCGGCTGCGTCCCGGCCCGCATGCGCTCAAAGCCTGTTGCTCCGGCGCTCTCGGCTTCTACGGGGCCGATGCCACCAACATCATCATCGATCATATTTCTGCGAGCTGGGGATCGGATGAGACCGTCGATTCCGAAAGTGCGACCTATCTCACCATCCAGTGGAGCCTGTTCTCCGAGCCCTTGCTGGATGGCGGACCGGGCAAGCGTAACCGTGCCCGCAACATGCTGCTCACCAAAGGCGGTAATTTTTCCATCCACCATAACCTCTTCGCATTCGGCAAATTCCGCAACCCGCAGATCCAGATGGCCCACCGCCGCGCCAAGGTGGATGTGGTCAACAACGTGCTCTATTCGCCCATCTGGGATTACGTGATCAGCTTCAGCGATCGTTGGGCCAAGGTCAGGGCCAATGTCGTCGGCAACTATAAGATTGCCGGCGCAAAGGAGAAGGATGATCGCCTCGTCCATCTCTTCGAGGATGGCAAGAACGGCCACGAGATCTACCTCGCCGACAATTACGATGAAACCTACCGGCCCGATGAGGACCTCCCTGATGAGCTGGTGATCGCCGAGGCCAACCGCTCGACTGTTGTGGCTGAACCCTTCGAGGTCGCCGATGTCCGGGCCACATCTCCACAACAGGCTTATGACGAGGTGCTGGCGAGGGCAGGGGCCATCCGTCCCGCCCGCGACGCGGTCGACCTCAGGATCATCGCCAGTGTCCGCAACCGCTCCGGAAGCCTGCTGAAATCATCGCCTGAGGCGGTGGGTGGCTGGCCCATGCTCGTCAGCACCAAACCTCCGGCGGACGCCGACCAGGACGGAATGGCGGATGACTGGGAGCGCACGGTCGGCCTTTCCCCTGGCGATCCCAAGGATGGCAATGCCGATCACGATGGCGATGGCTGGACGAATTTCGAGGAATATCTCCATGAGCTGGCAGGAGACGGGCGTGGCATGGACCCCGCCCGCATGTCCCATGCGCACTGA
- a CDS encoding O-antigen ligase family protein, with translation MDSTATVPDLPARGGEAQARRPSEAAARRFELALACAVVFLAPMNVLRVPAFYFTASDAFACLCLVIMLVNRTVQLKPFGPGTAFWMFGLTTAIAALMASSLMAGAEDRGLILLMQYLFAYFLLPLILMGRPWRQTILLMKTFVGSMVIMILHGIYVVEIVAKTNTVFVSGSGRLQGFVERENECGSLIALTVPMILCMTAMGAMRPVIALALVPLMAYGIMLTGSNTALYAMLAGVGIVFVATLTLRRLILGAAILPLLWLAVLSPSVQPYLPATFQKRVLTGLSTGDLANAGTFADRMALNEEAFRLAGDALLMGYGADQYREISAWHAPVHNLYLLMWSEGGLIALGGFVLMLTGGVVTLAACLRYRGARPVFLCGFATLSLFAMLINAVPHVYGRFWAVPVLLSLAPAVTFLKEGRTWRERKSAKAKRRHASSQAGDNPPIPAGGAASETGH, from the coding sequence ATGGACTCCACAGCAACGGTTCCCGACCTGCCGGCGCGCGGTGGTGAGGCGCAAGCGAGGCGCCCCTCGGAAGCTGCCGCCCGAAGATTCGAACTTGCGCTTGCCTGCGCCGTCGTGTTCCTGGCGCCGATGAATGTGCTGCGGGTGCCGGCGTTCTACTTCACCGCCAGCGACGCCTTCGCCTGCCTGTGCCTCGTCATCATGCTGGTGAACCGCACGGTGCAGCTGAAGCCGTTCGGCCCGGGAACCGCCTTCTGGATGTTCGGGCTTACAACAGCCATCGCCGCGCTCATGGCCAGCAGCCTTATGGCGGGCGCGGAGGATCGCGGGCTGATCCTGCTCATGCAGTATCTGTTCGCCTATTTCCTGTTGCCGCTCATCCTGATGGGGCGCCCGTGGCGGCAGACGATCCTGCTGATGAAGACCTTCGTCGGATCCATGGTGATCATGATCCTGCACGGCATCTATGTGGTGGAGATCGTGGCCAAGACGAACACGGTCTTTGTCAGCGGAAGCGGACGGCTGCAGGGGTTCGTCGAGCGGGAGAACGAATGCGGCAGCCTGATCGCGCTCACCGTTCCCATGATCCTCTGCATGACCGCCATGGGTGCAATGCGCCCGGTGATCGCCTTGGCCCTCGTGCCGCTGATGGCCTATGGGATCATGCTCACGGGATCGAATACGGCGCTCTATGCCATGCTGGCCGGGGTCGGCATCGTGTTCGTGGCGACGCTGACCCTGCGACGGCTGATCCTGGGGGCGGCCATCCTCCCGCTCCTCTGGCTCGCCGTCCTGTCGCCGTCCGTGCAGCCCTATTTGCCGGCCACCTTCCAGAAGCGGGTTCTGACCGGGCTCTCGACCGGCGATCTCGCCAATGCGGGCACCTTCGCCGATCGGATGGCGCTGAATGAGGAAGCCTTTCGATTGGCGGGCGATGCCCTGCTGATGGGATATGGCGCCGATCAGTATCGCGAGATCAGCGCCTGGCATGCGCCCGTCCACAATCTCTATCTGCTGATGTGGAGCGAGGGCGGGCTGATCGCGCTCGGCGGCTTCGTGCTCATGCTGACCGGGGGCGTCGTCACATTGGCCGCGTGCCTGCGCTATCGCGGCGCGCGACCGGTGTTCCTGTGCGGCTTCGCCACGCTCAGCCTGTTTGCCATGCTGATCAATGCGGTTCCGCATGTCTATGGGCGCTTCTGGGCGGTGCCAGTGCTGCTTTCGCTTGCACCAGCGGTCACCTTCCTCAAGGAGGGCCGCACCTGGCGTGAGCGGAAAAGCGCTAAGGCCAAGCGGCGTCACGCATCGAGCCAAGCGGGCGACAATCCTCCTATCCCAGCCGGCGGCGCCGCAAGCGAGACCGGCCACTGA
- a CDS encoding GumC family protein, with translation MHVVGLRETISLVRRRKYFIAIFVAASLAILAIALASTSNRYTATAGLVLERKEAPMLEAVTELQSEERDRSAVETQMDIISSRVLAGRVVDALNLVDHPWFNTYLPVDPESLGLLQVIRQKLSQAAAAIGLDLWNEPKKLPPVSVQRDQAITNFLAKLSVTRSGESFAVFVHVSTPDPELSAALANTVAKVYVTWLQDIKRQAMSDAVTFLRDRAGQIAARIADNERKIADFSRLNDLASEARDDVLRQQIDGTNQQLTTARGELAAIQARREQARLLLDRADEVEGATLTSPLLTTLRGDLARIIRERAQYASNLGANHPQVLKADAELTSLSKMIDGEIHRILEDLAGEERIAADRVRQLETQIGDLKGQLRDRGLAEIRLRELERDLLADQKLHDLIVARLGGLDPYAEITRPSAQVVSVAAVPTQPAFPQKSRIMLGGLIGAALLAVILAVGLEAVDTRIRSAQRIAQVVQLPNLASIPRLKQPWFRREHRDPLTHLAEAKRSSYTEALRSLYLASAIRLPMARPALLFTSPLDSEGTAEVAAGFAWAAANDRVRTVLVDLDPRSGLSDGSADANWPGLASVLTGQCTLADSLRPLSGIPGLDVLHGGFDHDRTPIDFLSSQNMRWLVEELRASHEMIVICCAPVLILEDADGLAPFVDGVLLVARFGRTSEQELASAANRLRINHAPLIGAALSDVDPHGQPDQQALSAANYPRRAKAYLGR, from the coding sequence ATGCATGTTGTCGGGCTTCGTGAGACGATCTCGCTGGTTCGTCGTCGGAAATACTTCATCGCAATCTTTGTTGCCGCGTCACTCGCAATCCTGGCGATCGCATTGGCCTCGACGAGCAACCGTTACACCGCAACCGCAGGGCTGGTGCTGGAGCGCAAGGAAGCGCCCATGCTGGAGGCGGTCACCGAGCTTCAGAGCGAGGAGCGGGATCGTTCTGCCGTCGAGACCCAGATGGATATCATCAGCTCGCGCGTGCTGGCCGGCCGGGTGGTGGATGCCCTGAACCTGGTGGATCACCCCTGGTTCAACACTTATCTGCCCGTGGATCCGGAGAGCCTTGGCCTCCTGCAGGTCATCCGCCAGAAGCTGTCGCAAGCGGCCGCTGCCATCGGGCTTGATCTCTGGAATGAGCCGAAGAAGCTGCCTCCGGTTTCCGTGCAGCGCGATCAGGCCATCACGAATTTTCTCGCGAAGCTGAGCGTAACGAGAAGCGGCGAGAGCTTTGCGGTTTTCGTGCATGTCAGCACACCTGACCCCGAGCTTTCCGCTGCCCTCGCCAATACGGTCGCCAAGGTCTATGTCACCTGGCTCCAGGACATTAAGCGCCAGGCGATGAGCGATGCGGTCACGTTTCTGCGCGATCGCGCCGGCCAGATTGCCGCGCGCATCGCCGACAACGAGCGCAAGATCGCCGATTTCAGCAGGCTCAACGATCTCGCCTCCGAGGCTCGCGACGATGTGCTGCGTCAGCAGATCGATGGAACGAACCAGCAGCTGACCACCGCCCGCGGAGAGCTTGCGGCCATTCAGGCCCGTCGTGAGCAGGCCAGGCTCTTGCTTGACCGCGCCGATGAGGTCGAAGGCGCAACCCTGACCTCACCCCTGCTGACCACATTGCGGGGAGATCTCGCGCGGATCATTCGCGAGCGCGCCCAATACGCATCGAATCTCGGCGCGAACCATCCCCAGGTCCTCAAAGCGGATGCGGAGCTCACGAGCCTCTCGAAGATGATCGACGGCGAGATCCATCGCATTCTCGAGGACCTCGCTGGCGAGGAGAGGATCGCAGCCGATCGCGTGCGCCAGCTTGAGACCCAGATCGGCGATCTGAAGGGCCAGTTGCGAGACCGCGGTCTTGCCGAAATCCGCCTGCGTGAGCTTGAGCGCGATCTTCTCGCGGATCAGAAGCTGCATGATCTGATCGTGGCGCGCCTCGGCGGCCTTGATCCTTACGCGGAGATCACCCGGCCCAGCGCCCAGGTGGTGTCAGTTGCAGCCGTTCCAACTCAGCCCGCTTTCCCCCAGAAGAGCAGGATCATGCTCGGCGGTCTGATCGGTGCCGCGCTGCTTGCCGTGATCCTGGCCGTCGGGCTTGAAGCCGTCGACACGCGGATCCGCTCGGCCCAGCGCATTGCCCAGGTCGTGCAGCTGCCGAACCTTGCGAGCATTCCAAGGCTGAAGCAGCCCTGGTTCAGACGCGAGCATCGCGACCCGCTCACCCATTTGGCGGAAGCGAAGCGTTCCTCCTACACGGAAGCGTTGCGTTCGCTCTATCTCGCCAGCGCGATCCGCCTCCCCATGGCAAGGCCCGCCCTGTTGTTCACCTCTCCCCTGGACAGTGAGGGCACGGCCGAGGTCGCGGCTGGCTTTGCATGGGCCGCAGCCAATGACCGGGTGCGCACCGTGCTGGTTGATCTCGACCCGCGTTCAGGCCTCAGCGATGGCTCGGCGGATGCCAATTGGCCAGGGCTCGCCTCGGTGCTGACCGGCCAGTGCACTCTTGCTGACAGCTTGCGTCCCCTGTCTGGAATCCCCGGGCTCGATGTGCTGCATGGCGGCTTTGACCACGACCGGACGCCAATCGATTTCCTGTCTTCGCAGAACATGCGCTGGCTCGTCGAAGAGCTCCGCGCATCCCACGAGATGATCGTGATCTGCTGTGCGCCTGTGCTCATCTTGGAAGATGCCGATGGGCTTGCGCCATTCGTCGATGGCGTTCTGCTTGTGGCCCGCTTTGGCCGGACCAGCGAGCAGGAACTTGCGAGCGCCGCAAACCGGCTGCGCATCAATCATGCCCCGCTCATCGGCGCGGCGCTGAGCGATGTCGACCCTCACGGTCAGCCTGATCAACAGGCCTTGAGCGCGGCGAATTATCCACGCCGGGCCAAGGCCTATCTGGGGCGGTGA
- a CDS encoding glycosyltransferase family 4 protein, with protein MVRHFGMESWENAAAQHCTIAVVCSYTVSLANFRYRLLAAMVENGHRVVAFGPENDERTIAALQAIGVEFRRIPMERAGLNPLEDLRSLAHLWRQLRGLSPDVILCYTMKPIIYGLIAARLARISRRYALVTGLGYVFSPAEQNPRLHLIRRIATVLYRIALRGCRCVFVYNDADAQDIREGQMISGPTRLVAVAGSGVDLVRFKPVPLPASPVTFLMIARLLNEKGAREFVQAAALLRERYPKARFQILGPLDPSPLAISQDEIEGWSASGVIEYLGETSDVRPYLAKATVFVLPSYYREGVPRSILEAMAMGRPVITANTPGCRDTVIEGENGFIVAPRSPEELAAAMDRFLANPALAARMGQRSIEIARDRFDVERINAHLLTEMNLINAMKR; from the coding sequence ATGGTCCGCCATTTCGGCATGGAGAGTTGGGAAAACGCCGCAGCTCAGCACTGCACCATCGCGGTCGTGTGCAGCTACACCGTCTCGCTCGCCAATTTCCGCTACCGGCTTTTGGCCGCCATGGTGGAGAACGGGCATCGGGTGGTGGCATTCGGGCCCGAGAACGACGAACGAACCATCGCCGCGCTCCAGGCGATCGGGGTCGAGTTCAGGCGCATTCCCATGGAGCGTGCCGGGCTCAATCCGCTGGAGGATCTGCGCAGCCTTGCCCATTTGTGGCGGCAATTGCGCGGGCTCTCGCCGGATGTGATCCTGTGCTACACGATGAAGCCGATCATCTACGGGCTCATCGCCGCCCGGCTTGCCCGGATCAGCCGTCGATATGCTCTTGTCACGGGCCTCGGTTATGTGTTCAGCCCCGCCGAACAGAACCCGCGGCTGCATCTCATCCGCAGGATCGCCACGGTGCTCTATCGGATCGCCCTGCGCGGCTGCCGCTGCGTCTTCGTCTATAACGATGCCGATGCGCAGGATATTCGCGAGGGGCAGATGATCAGTGGACCCACCCGGCTCGTCGCCGTCGCGGGTTCCGGGGTCGACCTCGTCCGCTTCAAGCCGGTGCCACTGCCGGCCAGCCCCGTGACCTTCCTCATGATCGCGCGGCTCCTCAACGAGAAAGGCGCGCGCGAGTTCGTTCAGGCAGCCGCGTTGTTGCGGGAGCGCTATCCCAAGGCCCGCTTCCAGATCCTGGGTCCTCTCGATCCGAGCCCGCTTGCAATCTCGCAGGACGAGATCGAGGGCTGGAGCGCATCGGGCGTCATCGAGTATCTGGGCGAGACCAGTGATGTCCGCCCCTATCTTGCCAAGGCCACGGTCTTCGTGCTGCCGTCCTACTACCGCGAGGGTGTCCCCCGGAGCATTCTCGAAGCCATGGCAATGGGCCGGCCAGTGATCACGGCCAATACGCCGGGCTGTCGCGACACGGTCATCGAGGGAGAGAATGGCTTCATCGTGGCGCCACGATCGCCCGAGGAGCTCGCCGCTGCCATGGACCGGTTCCTCGCCAATCCGGCGCTTGCTGCGCGGATGGGACAAAGATCCATCGAGATCGCGCGCGATCGGTTCGATGTGGAGCGGATCAACGCCCATCTCCTGACCGAGATGAATCTCATCAACGCGATGAAGAGATAG
- a CDS encoding polysaccharide biosynthesis/export family protein: MGLAVLLVAFAPAGAESAAADREGFLLAAGDTLRLDILDDDKEPVDVTVAEDGTIQAPYLGSVEVAGLGITDALSRVTERYVEKGIFVVPKIGLSVLTYRPVFVTGDVRQPGSYPFQPRLTVEKALGLAGGQITAAATEDPILARARIRGELDAVDSTIIREALGIARLRAQLNGRKEIKEEDLPAEARAYVTGPVAETMRAVELQILKNDLDGFAARTKILEQGIVEAERGLVLLQQLSEKISESVAFSQAELDRARKLQKQGIKTLNEVNTLERQRAADEVRQLQVLANMSDDRRALGLLKSQLAELEHTRQQEALVDLQTRNAALAKAIATRRAGEEQIMLMSSLAAQDAAQNREIVINYTIRREIDGTVTNIAATPETAVSPGDVVVVKIAPPENPASVAVLDKAAKPVQ; encoded by the coding sequence TTGGGCCTTGCGGTCCTGCTCGTTGCCTTTGCCCCTGCGGGTGCCGAAAGCGCTGCGGCGGACCGCGAAGGCTTCCTGCTCGCCGCCGGCGATACGTTGCGCCTGGACATTCTCGACGATGATAAGGAGCCGGTGGATGTGACGGTGGCCGAGGATGGCACCATTCAGGCGCCTTATCTCGGTTCGGTCGAAGTTGCGGGCCTCGGTATCACCGATGCCCTGAGCAGGGTAACCGAGAGATATGTCGAGAAGGGAATTTTCGTTGTTCCTAAGATCGGATTGTCGGTGCTCACTTACCGCCCGGTCTTTGTCACCGGTGACGTTCGTCAGCCTGGATCCTATCCATTCCAGCCGCGATTGACGGTCGAAAAGGCCTTGGGCCTTGCCGGCGGCCAGATCACCGCAGCAGCCACCGAAGACCCGATCCTGGCCCGCGCCCGGATCCGTGGCGAGCTCGATGCGGTTGACTCGACCATTATCCGCGAAGCCCTGGGCATCGCCCGTCTGAGGGCACAGCTGAACGGCCGCAAAGAGATCAAGGAGGAAGACCTTCCCGCCGAGGCGCGCGCCTATGTGACCGGGCCTGTCGCCGAGACTATGCGCGCGGTCGAGCTCCAGATTTTGAAGAACGATCTCGATGGCTTTGCCGCGCGCACGAAGATCCTCGAGCAGGGCATCGTCGAGGCGGAAAGGGGGCTTGTTCTGTTGCAGCAGCTCTCGGAGAAAATCTCTGAAAGCGTGGCCTTCAGCCAGGCGGAGCTCGACCGTGCTCGCAAGCTGCAGAAGCAGGGCATCAAGACCCTGAATGAAGTGAACACCCTTGAGCGGCAGCGAGCAGCCGATGAGGTCCGTCAGCTTCAGGTCCTGGCCAATATGTCGGATGATCGTCGCGCGCTCGGCCTTCTGAAAAGCCAGCTCGCCGAGCTCGAGCACACCCGCCAGCAGGAGGCGCTGGTCGATCTGCAGACCCGCAATGCGGCCCTTGCCAAGGCGATCGCGACCCGCCGGGCCGGCGAGGAGCAGATCATGCTCATGTCGTCCCTGGCGGCGCAGGATGCGGCGCAGAACCGCGAGATCGTGATCAATTACACGATCAGGCGCGAGATCGACGGGACGGTCACGAATATTGCGGCGACGCCTGAGACCGCGGTCTCTCCGGGCGACGTGGTGGTGGTCAAGATCGCACCTCCTGAAAATCCAGCATCCGTTGCGGTCTTGGACAAGGCCGCCAAACCGGTGCAGTAG
- a CDS encoding sugar transferase, with translation MTEIRDEPQIARSASPWLVIQRLIAVIALLPALIPMGFVAAVIWLTLGRPLLFRQVRSGQGNRTFTIPKFRTMHDWRDARGNLLPDHQRETRITRWIRRARLDEIPQLFTIAAGQMSFVGPRPLRPETIASFGELGLVRALVPPGLTGWAQVNGNILLSDAEKLALDIWYVDHRSVWLDLRILARTITTITRGERIGAQALAQARDHLARRSWMAARRVMS, from the coding sequence TTGACCGAAATCCGAGACGAGCCCCAGATCGCGCGATCTGCATCGCCCTGGCTGGTTATCCAGAGGCTTATTGCGGTCATCGCCCTCTTGCCGGCGCTCATTCCCATGGGATTTGTCGCAGCCGTGATCTGGCTAACGCTCGGTCGGCCGCTCCTCTTCCGCCAGGTCCGCAGCGGGCAAGGCAACAGGACCTTCACTATCCCCAAGTTCCGCACCATGCATGACTGGCGCGATGCGCGGGGAAACCTTCTGCCGGATCATCAGCGCGAAACGCGCATCACCCGTTGGATCAGGCGGGCAAGGCTTGATGAGATCCCGCAGCTTTTCACGATCGCGGCGGGCCAGATGAGCTTTGTGGGGCCGCGACCGCTCCGGCCCGAGACGATCGCGAGCTTCGGCGAGCTCGGGCTTGTGCGCGCACTTGTGCCGCCCGGCCTCACCGGCTGGGCGCAGGTAAACGGCAATATCCTGCTCTCGGATGCGGAAAAGCTGGCCCTCGACATCTGGTATGTTGACCATCGCTCGGTCTGGCTGGATCTGCGCATCCTGGCGCGGACCATCACCACCATCACGCGCGGCGAGAGGATCGGCGCGCAGGCGCTTGCCCAAGCGAGAGATCATCTTGCCAGGCGGTCCTGGATGGCAGCCCGAAGGGTGATGTCATGA
- a CDS encoding methionyl-tRNA formyltransferase: MRIAFVGAVEGSAIGLKALIDAEFPPSIVVTLPPEARFRHSDYVDLTPLANAAGSALLHATHVNRPEVVNALRAMGVDITLVIGWSQICGEAFRSAARIGSIGFHPAPLPRLRGRAVIPWTILLGESETAASLFWLDNGVDSGPILMQEPIEVSPEETARGLYAKQTGALARMLPKAIRLIRDGEAPKIPQDHGAATYCAKRTPEDGRIDWREPAEAILRLIRAVGDPYPGAFTTHNRGRLFIDEARLLPDSHRYIGLAGQVQCYTPDGFAVRCGDGLSINITRWRQEQGSARPNLHAKLGTPDQ; encoded by the coding sequence ATGAGGATCGCATTTGTCGGTGCCGTCGAAGGCTCGGCCATAGGCCTCAAAGCTCTGATCGATGCGGAGTTCCCGCCCAGCATCGTGGTGACCCTGCCGCCCGAAGCGCGGTTCCGCCACTCCGATTACGTGGATCTGACGCCACTGGCCAATGCCGCCGGCAGCGCGTTGCTCCACGCAACCCATGTGAACCGTCCCGAGGTGGTGAACGCGCTGCGTGCCATGGGCGTAGATATCACCCTGGTGATCGGCTGGTCTCAGATCTGCGGGGAAGCATTCCGCTCGGCCGCGCGCATCGGCAGTATCGGCTTTCATCCAGCCCCATTGCCCCGCCTGCGCGGCCGGGCGGTCATCCCCTGGACGATCCTGCTTGGCGAAAGCGAAACCGCGGCAAGCCTGTTCTGGCTGGATAATGGGGTGGATAGCGGCCCGATCCTGATGCAGGAGCCCATCGAGGTCTCACCCGAGGAGACCGCCCGTGGCCTTTATGCCAAGCAGACCGGTGCCTTGGCGCGCATGTTGCCGAAGGCCATCCGGCTGATCCGTGATGGTGAGGCCCCGAAGATCCCCCAGGACCATGGGGCCGCCACCTACTGCGCCAAGCGTACTCCAGAAGATGGCCGCATCGACTGGCGCGAGCCGGCGGAGGCAATCCTGCGTCTGATCAGAGCGGTGGGAGACCCCTATCCCGGTGCCTTCACCACCCACAACCGCGGCCGGCTATTCATCGATGAGGCGCGGCTCTTGCCGGACTCGCACCGCTATATCGGCCTCGCCGGTCAGGTGCAGTGCTATACGCCCGATGGCTTCGCGGTGCGCTGTGGCGATGGCCTTTCAATCAACATCACCCGCTGGCGCCAGGAGCAGGGCTCCGCGCGGCCAAACCTCCACGCCAAACTCGGGACCCCCGACCAATGA
- a CDS encoding PIG-L deacetylase family protein: MIDQIEALGRALVIAPHPDDEILGAGGTIARLARSGHEVHVAVVTTGRPPAYSETQIATVRGEAERAHRALGVRETIWLGMPAAQLSETPHGELNAALHHLIRDLDPHTLLVPFVGDIHRDHQLTFLSALVAARPHQARFPAMILAYETLSETNWNAPYLSPGFLPNVFIDISDTLQVKLEAMRMFRSQLRDFPHERSSEALNALAMLRGAAVHCRAGEAFVLIRHVLRGQSLSA, from the coding sequence ATGATCGACCAGATTGAAGCTCTGGGCCGCGCGCTCGTGATTGCCCCGCATCCCGATGACGAGATCTTAGGCGCCGGGGGGACCATTGCCCGGCTCGCCCGAAGCGGTCACGAGGTGCATGTGGCCGTGGTGACCACCGGCCGCCCGCCCGCCTATTCCGAGACGCAGATCGCAACCGTGCGAGGAGAGGCCGAACGGGCCCATCGGGCGCTCGGCGTGCGGGAGACGATCTGGCTCGGCATGCCCGCCGCGCAATTGTCTGAAACGCCCCATGGCGAGCTCAATGCCGCGCTTCATCATCTTATTCGCGATCTCGACCCGCACACCCTCCTTGTCCCCTTCGTGGGTGACATTCACCGTGATCATCAGCTGACCTTTCTGTCGGCCCTCGTGGCGGCAAGGCCTCATCAGGCCCGCTTTCCAGCGATGATCCTCGCCTATGAGACCCTGTCCGAGACCAATTGGAATGCGCCTTATCTGAGCCCGGGCTTTCTGCCGAATGTCTTCATCGACATCAGCGACACCCTGCAGGTGAAGCTGGAGGCGATGCGAATGTTCCGCTCGCAATTGCGCGACTTCCCCCATGAGCGCTCGTCCGAGGCGCTGAATGCATTGGCCATGCTGCGCGGAGCGGCCGTCCATTGCCGCGCGGGAGAGGCTTTCGTGCTGATCCGGCATGTGCTGCGCGGCCAATCCCTGTCCGCGTAA